The DNA sequence CTTTGGGTCGACCGCCTGCTGCGCGATCTCTTCACCCGCGCCGACTGGCTTGGTTACTCCGCCCTTGCCGTCGTCGCGATCGGACTGCTGGCGCTTCTGATCGTCGTTGCCCGCGAACTCTCCGGGATGATGCAGCTTACCGCCATCCAGAAGCTGAAATCGGAAACGGAAAATGCCGCCCTGTCTGGAAACACCAAGCTTGCGCGGTCGGCTCAGACAAAGCTCGTCCATCTGCTCGCCGGTAATCCGCAAACGGCACGCGGCCGCACGCGGCTGAAGGAGACCGAGGGCGAAATCATCGATGGGCCGCACCTCATCGAGCTCACCGAGCGCGAACTCCTGAACCCGCTCGACCGCGAGGCCCGTCGCCTCATTCTGGCCGCCTCCAAGCGCGTTTCGATCGTCACCGCCGTCAGCCCGCGCGCCCTCGTCGATCTCGGCTATGTGCTCTACGAATCCGCCCGCCTGATCCGCGCCATGGCCGAACTTTACGGCGGCCGTCCTGGCACGCTCGGTCTGCTGCGGCTGATGCGCGACGTCATCGCCCATCTTGCCGTTACCGGCTCGATCGCCGCCGGCGACAGCCTCATCCAGCAGGTGCTCGGCCACGGCCTCGCCTCGAAGCTCTCGGCGCGCCTTGGCGAAGGCGTGATCAACGGCCTGATGACAGCGCGTATCGGCATTGCGGCGATGGACCTCTGCCGTCCGATGCCGTTCCGCGCCTTGAAACGCCCGGGGATCGGCGATTTCCTGGCCGACTTAAGCCCGGGCGCCGGGCGCGTCGGCAGCGAGATCGGTGAGAAATAGGACCTGTTCGGCCGACACCAGAGCATCCCGATTTCAAGTCGAATCCTGTGAAAGCGGGATGCTCAAGAAACGAAGTGCTAGAGCGACCTTGGCGCCTTCATCCGAACGGCACGGCGCTCTAGATACCGGCATACCAGTCATAGCCTAGATCTTCCCAATAGCCGCCGCGTCCGCCACCGATGTTCGAGAGATCGGATACCACTTCGATCCCCCGGATGTACTTCGCCATCTTGTAGCCGAGTTGCCTTTCGATGCGAACACGCAACGGAGCGCCGTTGGCGACTGGAAGCAGCGTTCCGTTCAGGCCGTAGGCCAGAATCGTCTGCGGATGGCGGGCATCGATCATGTCGATCGATTCGTAGTAGGCAGCCGAGCCCGCAAGACCGGGCGACATGCTGTCGAAGCAATGGAAGACAACGTAACGTGCGTCACTTTTCACGCGCGCCTCGTCGAGCACACGGGCCAGCGGCACTCCGGTCCACTTGGCAACGCAGCTCCAACCTTCGACGCAGTCATGCCGTGTGATCTGCGTGCGCGACGGCATGTTGCGCAGTTCGTCGAGCGTCAGTTGCATCGGTCGTTCCACGAGCCCTGCGACATTCAGCCGATACGCAGCAAAGTCCCCGTCCTTCAGAGCAAGATAAGCCGGGTCGGTCGGGTCCATTGAGCCGTTCGGCCGCTGCCCCTGACGAATCTCGCTTTCCGAGAACTCCGGTGCGAGCCGATCCGCGGGGATCAGAAGTCGCTGCAACCGGTAGGTCAGTGAGTTCGCCGATGCGAGAAAGCCACGCACCGGATCGCCACTGGCCAGCAACCCATCGAGCATGTCGCAGCCCGCAAGCGGAACGGTGGATGCGGCCACTCCGGCGACGCCCAGAAAACGGCGGCGACTGACGAGCAACTGCGTCATCACGCATTCCCTCCCTTGGGTCGATCGTCGAGACGGTAGCGACCGGTAATCATCGACCGCATCTCGTTGATCGGCCCGGCGGCAAACACCATGAACAGGTGCACGACGAAGAACCCGACGAGGAGGAGCATGACGACGAAGTGGATCGTGCGGGCCGTCTGCCGTCCGCCGAAGAGGTCAAGCAGCCACGGCAAGGCGGCGTCCATGCCCGGTGACATCGTCAGTCCCGTCAGGATCATCAGCGGGAACAACAACAGGAGAACAAGCGCATAGGTGAGCTTCTGCAAGCTGTTGTAGCGTCCGTCGTGGTCGAAGTGAAAGCGTAGATGTTCGATCAAGGTGTGCGGCAACGCGCGGATATCGCTCCAGCCGGGAAGGATATCCCGCCTCAGGTGCCCATTGATCAGGCTTGCCAAGAACCAGATGGCGTAGACCGTTGCAAAGACCCATGCGAAGAAGAAATGCACGACCCGCCCCGTAGCAAGATCCTGGTAGGACGGCACGGTCAGCCAGGCAGGAAAGGCGCTGTAGGTGCGCATCTCTTCGGCCCCGCTGACGCCGAGGACGCCGGTAGTATCGAAGTTTCGCCCCAACACGGTCGTTAAACCTCGGACCTCGCCATTCCGGTCGCGAATCGGCTGGATTGAAAAGACACCATTGTCGAAGGCGAAACCGGATTGCTGGCCGACATAGAGCGCAGGATGCGCGTTGAAGATCTGCAGGCCGCTGACCAGCAGAAAGAACAGCGCCGCCGCCCACGCCCAATGGGTAAGACGCGTGACAAGTCGGTGCCGTCGAATCGTCAACCCTGCCCGCGAGCCTGTGGTGGTCGTCTGGAGGTCATTTTCCGTTCTGTTCATGGGAAATCTCCCGTTTCCCATGGCTATACGTAGGGCGCTCGGGATAAGTTTCACATGCGTTCGCTGCGCCCGCGAGAGCACTTCCCGCCGGTCGCTCCGACACGCCGAAAACCCTGTGAACAATCGCTCCAACGGCCACAAAGAAGCCACAACATCCGGCGCCCGGAAACCGTCCGTTAACCATTTGCGCGCAAATGTGGCTTCCAGTTTCGGACGTTGACCCATCAAGGATCGTTTATGTTCTCGCGCCCTTCTTTGATCGCTCGCGGCACTGCCGCCATCGCGCTTGCGGCTACCGTTGGCGTTGCGACGCCAGCCCTTTCCGGCGCCAAGGACAAGGCCTTCTTCGAGAAGGTTGCCGGCCAATGGAAGGGCCCGGGCGAGATCGTCGCCGGCAAGTACAAGGGCACCAAATTCACCTGCGATCTCTCCGGCGAACCGGTGGCTGGTGATGACACGGGTATCAAGCTCGACGGCTTCTGCCGCGTCGGCGTGTTCAAGCAGCCGATGTCGGCGGTGATCACCCGCAAGGGCAACAGCTACAGCGGCAAGTTCCTCGACGGTGCCGAAGGCAAGGGCCTCGACGTCGTTTCCGGCAATGTCGCCAAGGACAAGGTCGTCGTCGGCATCAACCGCAAGAAGCTGAACGGCGCCATGATCGCTCGCCTTCAGGACGATCAGACGATGAACATCACCATTTCGGTCAAGGTCGAGGAGACGATGGTGCCGGTCATCGGCGTCAGCCTCAACCGCCAGCTCGATGCGATTGCGGTCGGTTCGATCAAGTAGTTCCAAAGCAGAAGCGAACAACAAAGCCCCGGCAGTATTTGCCGGGGCTTCGTTGTTTCAAATGGTCTCGTCGACTTGTCGGGATCGCTCAGGCGTCTGAGCGCCACCAGGTGATGTCGCCATCGGCAACCTCGATGCCTGCGACATCCGCCGCGCGCAACCAGTCACCGACAGTGCGCCCGCGCACCGGCAAGTCGGCGGCGATGTCGGCAAGCGGCATCAGCACGAAGCCCCGGTCCGTCATTCTCGGATGCGGCAGTTCCAGCCGTGTTTCAGCCTGGGCCACCCCCTCATAGGTCAGAACGTCGATATCGAGCGTGCGCGGTCCCCAGCGCTCGTCACGCACCCGCTTCATCAAACGTTCGATGTCGAGGCACGTATCCAGCAAGGCCTCGGGCTTCAAGGTCGTCTTGACTTGAGCGCAGGCGTTGAAGAACCAGGCCTGAT is a window from the Ensifer adhaerens genome containing:
- a CDS encoding molybdopterin-binding protein, yielding MTQLLVSRRRFLGVAGVAASTVPLAGCDMLDGLLASGDPVRGFLASANSLTYRLQRLLIPADRLAPEFSESEIRQGQRPNGSMDPTDPAYLALKDGDFAAYRLNVAGLVERPMQLTLDELRNMPSRTQITRHDCVEGWSCVAKWTGVPLARVLDEARVKSDARYVVFHCFDSMSPGLAGSAAYYESIDMIDARHPQTILAYGLNGTLLPVANGAPLRVRIERQLGYKMAKYIRGIEVVSDLSNIGGGRGGYWEDLGYDWYAGI
- a CDS encoding cytochrome b/b6 domain-containing protein, coding for MNRTENDLQTTTTGSRAGLTIRRHRLVTRLTHWAWAAALFFLLVSGLQIFNAHPALYVGQQSGFAFDNGVFSIQPIRDRNGEVRGLTTVLGRNFDTTGVLGVSGAEEMRTYSAFPAWLTVPSYQDLATGRVVHFFFAWVFATVYAIWFLASLINGHLRRDILPGWSDIRALPHTLIEHLRFHFDHDGRYNSLQKLTYALVLLLLFPLMILTGLTMSPGMDAALPWLLDLFGGRQTARTIHFVVMLLLVGFFVVHLFMVFAAGPINEMRSMITGRYRLDDRPKGGNA
- the folK gene encoding 2-amino-4-hydroxy-6-hydroxymethyldihydropteridine diphosphokinase; protein product: MSSEGGWRVATLGLGGNLGDPRKAMAEALRALDAREDCVVEAVSRLYRTPPWGKTDQAWFFNACAQVKTTLKPEALLDTCLDIERLMKRVRDERWGPRTLDIDVLTYEGVAQAETRLELPHPRMTDRGFVLMPLADIAADLPVRGRTVGDWLRAADVAGIEVADGDITWWRSDA
- a CDS encoding YcjF family protein is translated as MSDDSNGRSRRPSAFSVGEEKPVQAAPQSRVPRSPASFDDNVVLTPDAEDPFRETTLAVETLALPEASPRKRRLSVGKIAIGALGIILSLAAGLWVDRLLRDLFTRADWLGYSALAVVAIGLLALLIVVARELSGMMQLTAIQKLKSETENAALSGNTKLARSAQTKLVHLLAGNPQTARGRTRLKETEGEIIDGPHLIELTERELLNPLDREARRLILAASKRVSIVTAVSPRALVDLGYVLYESARLIRAMAELYGGRPGTLGLLRLMRDVIAHLAVTGSIAAGDSLIQQVLGHGLASKLSARLGEGVINGLMTARIGIAAMDLCRPMPFRALKRPGIGDFLADLSPGAGRVGSEIGEK